The proteins below come from a single Mytilus edulis chromosome 5, xbMytEdul2.2, whole genome shotgun sequence genomic window:
- the LOC139523228 gene encoding homeobox protein araucan-like: MSFAQFAAYPFPVGTSVPTTQMSTSTSPSGQRACCENGRPIMTNPHTGQTICSCQYESTLLSYSRVPGLPEGMFGNPAYGAAQYVPLGSEGSAFYSPLTNTTYDVKDAPEAWRSLQAGAVFPYDPAMMYPYGAGYGGIDLNARRKNATRETTNTLKAWLYEHRKNPYPTKGEKIMLAIITKMTLTQVSTWFANARRRLKKENKMTWSPRNRSDDGTENDDMDDDFDNKENTDNHDRLSDENSNKIGSDISDGHKRSPEDTKDKIINVDEDDSNLSFKDFDDLDPVGNESDSDISEHGKLNDRLSPVSSTDGDTKNKDLKSARVNDSSTSSENQHKANTPEASSSQNRPKIWSVSEFLNTPKEDVSQSKTGSSSTIMNAMSRSLANAGNYFYLQANNHSLPHGRYSAFGAYPHLSLSHTTLSYPYSLSSHTTSKSSLSSPTEVHSDSDNSDKHRSRNGLFSPARDIDTVRSTTKV; encoded by the exons ATGTCATTTGCGCAGTTTGCTGCTTATCCATTCCCTGTTGGAACTTCCGTACCTACTACGCAG ATGTCTACCAGCACAAGCCCAAGTGGCCAGAGAGCTTGTTGTGAAAATGGACGACCTATTATGACAAATCCACACACAGGACAGACAATCTGTTCATGTCAGTATGAATCAACATTGCTTAGTTATTCTAGGGTCCCAGGACTACCGGAAGGAATGTTCGGAAATCCGGCATACGGAGCCGCACAGTATGTGCCCCTAGGTTCCGAAGGATCAGCTTTTTATTCACCTCTG ACTAATACAACTTATGACGTTAAAGATGCACCTGAAGCTTGGAGAAGTTTACAAGCAGGAGCGGTGTTTCCGTATGATCCAGCAATGATGTACCCTTATGGAGCGGG ATATGGTGGTATCGATTTAAACGCTCGACGTAAAAATGCCACAAGGGAGACCACCAATACCCTTAAAGCTTGGTTATATGAACATAGAAAGAACCCTTATCCAACCAAAGGAGAAAAAATTATGTTGGCAATTATCACTAAAATGACTTTGACACAAGTATCTACATGGTTTGCTAATGCCCGACGACGATTGAAGAAAGAAAATAAGATGACTTGGTCGCCACGAAATAGGTCCGACGATGGTACAGAAAACGACGATATGGACGACGATTTCGACAACAAAGAAAACACAGATAACCATGACAGATTATCGGACGAAAATTCAAACAAGATTGGAAGTGACATCTCTGATGGAC ATAAAAGATCACCAGAAGATACAAAAGATAAAATCATAAATGTTGATGAAGATGATTCTAATCTTAGTTTCAAGGATTTCGATGACCTTGACCCTGTTGGAAATGAATCCGATTCAGACATTAgtgaacatggaaaattaaatGACAGGTTATCTCCCGTGTCAAGCACAGATGGCGACACAAAAAATAAGGACTTGAAATCTGCAAGAGTGAACGATAGTTCTACATCGTCTGAAAACCAACATAAAGCAAATACGCCAGAAGCTTCTTCCtcacaaaacagaccaaaaataTGGTCGGTGTCAGAATTTCTTAATACTCCCAAAGAAGATGTTTCACAGTCAAAAACAGGTTCAAGCAGTACCATTATGAATGCAATGAGCAGGTCTTTAGCAAATGCGGGAAATTACTTTTACTTGCAAGCCAACAACCATTCGTTACCTCACGGGAGATATAGTGCATTCGGAGCCTATCCACATCTATCTCTGTCTCATACAACACTGTCATATCCATATTCTCTCTCATCACACACAACCTCCAAGTCAAGTTTATCTAGTCCAACGGAAGTGCATTCTGATTCAGACAATAGTGACAAACATAGGTCACGAAATGGACTATTCTCACCAGCAAGAGATATTGATACCGTCAGAAGCACCACGaaagtataa